The genomic interval TTCCAACCGGAGATCGGCGTCTGCTGAAAATGAAATTCACTTTTATCGCGAGACCTTAAAGGGCATCGCAACTTGAAATAAAAATCATTAATAGCCTTCCTACATGATAGTTAATGTATTGCCGTGAGAGGAGGGTTGGATGAAGACTGAGGTCCTCAAGAGCATCAAAGAGACAGAAGAAGAGTACAAATCAATGATCAGCACTGCCCACGAAGAAAAGAAGCGCGCAATCGCTAATTCGGAGCAGGAAGCTGGAAATCTTATTGCGAAAGCAAAGTCAGATGCCGAAGAGTACAAGAACAAGCGCATCGCAGACGCAAGGGCTGAGGCAGCCAAACAATACGCAGAGATCGTCAAAGAAGGCGAGAAGCGAGCTGAAGCTCTGAAAAAGAACGCAGCCTCCAACCTTGACAAAGCAGTGGAACAACTTGTTTCACAGTTCAAGGTGAAGGTCAATGTTTAAAGTCCAGAGGATGAGCAAGCTGCTCATCGCAGCGTCTAAAGATCAGCTTGAACCGGTTATTCGTGAGTTGTACCGTCACAATGTCTTTCATATAGAGGACTTTGTCGACCAGGGGGAGGAAGAATACGAAGGCTTTAAGATCGGGAGACCGATGGAAGGAGCCTCGTCTACCTCCGGAAAGCTTCTAAGGATTCGCTCGCTGGCCAACATGATCGGCGTTTCGCCCGATAATGTAGAGTCAGGTGCAGTGCAGGGTAAAGGTGCACTTTCGACGAAGATCGAGAGTGAACTCCCGAAGATTGAAGAGGAGATCGGTTCCCTAGTGGAACGGCGGAACTCTCTCGAAAGCAGTCTCAGGGAATGTGTCCAGAAAAAGGCGGACCTTGAAACCTTTGCAAAAGTCCCGATGGATCTTTCCCTTCTACGGGGATATGACGGCTTCGACGTTTTTGCAGGAACTATTCCGCAGGACGTCGAGCTGCCGGTCGATTGTGAAAAATATTTCACCGACCAGGTTCCCGGAAACCTCCTGATCGTAGTCGTGCCTAAGGAATCGTCGCAGGAAGCCGAGAGGTTCCTTGTCGATTCAGGGTTTACGGCTGTTGCCATTCCGAACGAGGATGGCACTGCAGAGTCCAACAT from Methanolacinia paynteri carries:
- a CDS encoding V-type ATPase subunit subunit G family protein, producing MKTEVLKSIKETEEEYKSMISTAHEEKKRAIANSEQEAGNLIAKAKSDAEEYKNKRIADARAEAAKQYAEIVKEGEKRAEALKKNAASNLDKAVEQLVSQFKVKVNV